In one window of Nakamurella sp. PAMC28650 DNA:
- the atpE gene encoding ATP synthase F0 subunit C: MSIALLAADSTNTIVINNLGTIGYGLAAIGPGIGVGIVWAAYINSTARQPESAGLTRTYAFLGFAVSEALALLGFVVPFILSAKP; the protein is encoded by the coding sequence ATGTCTATTGCTCTCCTCGCTGCTGATTCGACGAACACGATCGTCATCAACAACCTTGGCACCATCGGCTACGGCCTCGCAGCGATCGGACCCGGCATCGGTGTCGGCATCGTCTGGGCGGCCTACATCAACTCGACGGCGCGCCAGCCCGAGTCCGCCGGCCTGACCCGGACCTATGCCTTCCTGGGCTTCGCGGTCTCCGAAGCCCTGGCGCTGTTGGGCTTCGTCGTTCCCTTCATCCTCAGCGCAAAGCCCTGA
- the atpB gene encoding F0F1 ATP synthase subunit A, translating to MSLSHFMAASSGGGFVAPTVGESFFFDPIGDGKIISSVKAMVLLVLGTALIIGFFAASARKAAVVPGKLQFVGESIYGFIRNGVAIEIIGKGGKKWAGFLSTLFVFVLVMNLWELVPIAQLPVTSHFAVPAFLAIMVWIIYNIVGIKKNGLFGYLKLMCFIAGVPWYMHILLIPIEFLSNIILRPFTMAVRLFANMFAGHMLVGVAAAGTVFLFESGGFNYATSILPFVASMFLVFFELLICALQAYVFVLLAAIYLESSLADSH from the coding sequence GTGTCCCTGAGTCATTTCATGGCCGCCAGCAGCGGGGGCGGGTTCGTCGCACCCACCGTCGGTGAATCCTTCTTCTTCGACCCGATCGGCGACGGCAAGATCATCTCGTCCGTCAAGGCCATGGTTCTCCTGGTACTCGGCACGGCACTGATCATCGGGTTCTTCGCCGCCTCGGCGCGCAAGGCCGCCGTGGTACCCGGGAAACTCCAGTTCGTCGGCGAGAGCATCTACGGATTCATCCGCAATGGTGTCGCCATCGAGATCATCGGCAAGGGTGGCAAGAAGTGGGCCGGGTTCCTGTCCACCCTCTTCGTCTTCGTCCTGGTGATGAACCTGTGGGAGCTCGTGCCCATCGCACAGCTCCCGGTCACCTCGCACTTCGCGGTGCCGGCCTTCCTGGCCATCATGGTGTGGATCATCTACAACATCGTCGGCATCAAGAAGAACGGGTTGTTCGGCTACCTGAAACTCATGTGCTTCATCGCAGGCGTGCCGTGGTACATGCACATCCTGCTGATCCCGATCGAGTTCCTCTCGAACATCATCCTGCGCCCGTTCACGATGGCAGTGCGGCTCTTCGCCAACATGTTCGCCGGCCACATGCTGGTGGGCGTGGCCGCCGCCGGCACCGTGTTCTTGTTCGAGTCGGGCGGATTCAACTACGCGACGTCGATCCTGCCGTTCGTGGCCAGTATGTTCCTGGTGTTCTTCGAACTGCTGATCTGCGCCCTGCAGGCGTACGTCTTCGTCCTCCTCGCAGCGATCTACCTGGAGAGTTCCCTCGCCGACTCGCACTGA
- a CDS encoding MraY family glycosyltransferase, which produces MADIVIPGREYAIVFAIAALVTYVATGGVRLLATRIGAFTPIRDRDVHQIPKPRMGGVAVYLGVASAILVARRIPALSKAFDSSSALQGVLVAGAVIVLVGVLDDRFDLDAVTKLFGQILAAGVLVLYGVTWLVVWVPSADGGSSVTFDQTQGALITVLITVVLANAMNFIDGLDGLLAGVATISGIAVFIFSVHQFMVSGNDTVSSEPPLIAAALVGACLGFLPHNFYPARIFMGDSGSMFIGLTMAAATITASGQLSSDSANFGARSTVALLAPVIVVLAVVFIPLLDFLLAVIRRTKEGRHPFSADKRHLHHRMLAIGHTHRQAVLIFYLWAFVLSAGSVSLVFARWQVVITPIVLALAVAMVISMWPWVRARRLGRRRAEEAQWAVARRERGVTPRERGNDAGRGGGESAA; this is translated from the coding sequence GTGGCCGACATCGTGATCCCGGGGCGCGAGTACGCGATCGTCTTCGCGATCGCCGCTCTGGTGACCTATGTGGCCACCGGGGGAGTGCGACTGCTGGCCACCAGGATCGGGGCCTTCACACCGATCCGGGACCGGGACGTGCACCAGATCCCGAAGCCGAGAATGGGCGGGGTCGCGGTCTACCTGGGGGTCGCGTCGGCCATCCTGGTGGCGCGCCGGATCCCGGCCCTGAGCAAGGCTTTCGATTCGTCTTCGGCGCTGCAGGGTGTCCTGGTGGCGGGCGCCGTCATCGTGCTGGTCGGAGTGCTGGACGACCGGTTCGACCTGGATGCCGTCACCAAGCTCTTCGGGCAGATCCTCGCGGCCGGCGTCCTCGTGCTCTATGGCGTGACCTGGCTGGTGGTCTGGGTGCCCTCGGCCGACGGCGGTTCCTCGGTCACCTTCGATCAGACCCAGGGCGCCTTGATCACGGTGCTGATCACGGTGGTGCTGGCCAACGCGATGAACTTCATCGACGGCCTCGACGGGCTGCTGGCGGGCGTGGCCACCATCTCCGGGATAGCGGTCTTCATCTTCTCGGTGCACCAGTTCATGGTCTCCGGCAACGACACCGTGAGCTCGGAACCACCGCTGATCGCGGCTGCTCTGGTCGGCGCGTGCCTTGGCTTCCTGCCGCACAACTTCTATCCGGCCCGGATCTTCATGGGCGACTCCGGGTCGATGTTCATCGGGCTGACGATGGCAGCAGCGACGATCACGGCCAGCGGGCAGCTGAGTTCGGACAGCGCCAACTTCGGTGCGCGGAGCACGGTCGCCCTGCTGGCGCCGGTGATCGTCGTGCTGGCCGTGGTGTTCATCCCGCTGCTCGATTTCCTGCTGGCGGTGATCCGGCGCACCAAGGAGGGCCGTCATCCCTTCAGCGCGGACAAGCGCCACCTGCACCATCGAATGCTGGCGATCGGTCACACGCACCGTCAGGCGGTGCTGATTTTCTACCTCTGGGCGTTCGTGCTCTCCGCCGGTTCGGTGTCGTTGGTGTTCGCGCGCTGGCAGGTGGTCATCACCCCGATCGTGCTGGCGCTGGCGGTGGCCATGGTGATCTCGATGTGGCCGTGGGTGCGGGCACGGCGTCTCGGCCGTCGGCGGGCGGAAGAGGCCCAGTGGGCGGTCGCGCGCCGGGAACGCGGCGTCACGCCGCGCGAGCGCGGGAACGACGCCGGTCGCGGTGGGGGAGAATCGGCGGCGTGA
- a CDS encoding L-threonylcarbamoyladenylate synthase, which produces MTTFQCSDPVARRAGLEAAAAAAAAGELVVMPTDTVYGIGADAFNAAAVRALLAAKGRGPDMPVPVLVGSWKTIEGLVLAVPPVATKLVEAFWPGGLSLVVEHAPSLSWDLGDAKGTVMVRMPLHPVALDLLRSVGPMAVSSANRSGHPPAVTADEATQQLGELVSVYLDGGPAPIGVASTVVDVTGPIPVVLRQGAVSLDALREVAGQVLGVGE; this is translated from the coding sequence GTGACGACTTTTCAATGCAGTGATCCGGTGGCGCGCCGAGCCGGACTCGAGGCCGCCGCCGCCGCGGCCGCCGCCGGCGAACTCGTGGTGATGCCGACGGACACGGTCTACGGCATCGGGGCCGATGCGTTCAACGCCGCGGCCGTGCGAGCCCTGCTCGCGGCCAAGGGTCGGGGTCCGGACATGCCCGTCCCCGTGCTGGTCGGGTCGTGGAAGACGATCGAAGGTCTGGTGCTGGCGGTACCACCGGTGGCCACGAAGCTGGTCGAGGCGTTCTGGCCGGGCGGTCTCTCGCTCGTCGTCGAGCACGCACCGTCGCTGTCCTGGGACCTGGGCGATGCGAAGGGGACCGTGATGGTGCGGATGCCGTTGCACCCGGTGGCGCTCGACCTGCTCCGCTCGGTCGGACCGATGGCGGTCTCCAGTGCCAACCGCAGCGGGCATCCGCCGGCGGTGACGGCCGACGAGGCAACGCAGCAACTCGGTGAACTGGTCAGCGTCTACCTCGACGGGGGCCCGGCGCCGATCGGCGTGGCGTCGACCGTCGTCGACGTGACCGGTCCGATCCCGGTCGTGCTGCGTCAGGGGGCGGTCTCGCTCGATGCGCTGCGGGAAGTGGCCGGTCAGGTTCTGGGTGTCGGTGAGTGA
- the prmC gene encoding peptide chain release factor N(5)-glutamine methyltransferase → MARESLRVHIISAAQQLAEAGVPSPQFDAEELAAHLLGISRTKLGLQPLVEPDWVVGYHALIGRRASRVPLQHLTGEAYLGRTTVQVGPGVFIPRPETEVLLEWALAAIRDIEAPVVVDLCSGSGAIALAIAQARPDARVHAVERAAGALAWARRNAELHIDAGGTPIDLRGGDFTDQRLITDLDGTADLVTANPPYVPSGTRVDPEVADHDPAEAVFAGVDGLDAIRPLVSVCAGLLKLGGFLAIEHDDSHGDSVPALLSARRVLADVEDHLDLTGRPRFVTARRVTLPPR, encoded by the coding sequence GTGGCACGTGAATCCCTACGGGTGCATATCATCTCGGCGGCGCAGCAGCTGGCTGAAGCCGGCGTGCCCAGCCCACAGTTCGACGCCGAGGAACTGGCCGCCCACCTCCTCGGGATCTCGCGGACCAAGCTGGGGCTGCAGCCGCTTGTCGAGCCGGACTGGGTGGTCGGCTATCACGCACTGATCGGTCGGCGGGCGTCCCGCGTTCCCCTGCAGCACCTGACCGGGGAGGCCTACCTCGGCCGCACCACGGTGCAGGTCGGTCCCGGGGTCTTCATCCCCAGGCCGGAGACCGAGGTTCTGCTCGAGTGGGCGCTGGCGGCCATCAGGGACATCGAGGCACCGGTGGTCGTCGACCTCTGCTCGGGGAGCGGCGCCATCGCGCTGGCCATCGCCCAGGCCCGGCCGGACGCCCGGGTCCACGCCGTGGAACGAGCGGCTGGCGCTCTGGCCTGGGCCCGGCGCAATGCCGAACTCCACATCGACGCCGGTGGCACGCCGATCGACCTGCGGGGTGGGGACTTCACCGACCAGCGCCTGATCACCGATCTCGACGGCACGGCGGACCTGGTGACGGCCAATCCGCCCTACGTGCCCAGCGGCACGAGGGTCGACCCCGAGGTCGCCGACCACGACCCCGCAGAGGCGGTGTTCGCCGGCGTCGACGGGCTGGATGCCATCCGGCCTCTGGTGTCGGTGTGCGCCGGGCTGCTGAAACTCGGCGGTTTCCTGGCCATCGAGCACGACGACAGCCATGGGGATTCGGTGCCGGCGCTGCTGTCCGCCCGGCGCGTGCTGGCCGATGTGGAGGACCATCTGGACCTCACCGGACGCCCGCGCTTCGTGACCGCCCGGCGCGTCACCCTGCCGCCGCGCTGA
- the prfA gene encoding peptide chain release factor 1 has translation MAASAAPGSTPGHSAVPRSTGGPASGLVAEYLELQTRLSDPAVHADQATARRLGRRYAELTPIVNTANALEEARGNLTTAVEFAAEDSSFAEEVVTLTGQVSDLESKLAELLTPRDPDDAKDAIVEIKAGEGGEESALFAGDLLRMYLRYAERHGWKTEMISASESDLGGYKDVTMAVKAPGSPAPEDGVWARLKFEGGVHRVQRVPVTESQGRIHTSAAGVFVAPEAEEAVDVTIDPNDLRIDVFRSSGPGGQSVNTTDSAVRITHLPTGIVVSCQNEKSQLQNKESAMRILRARMLAAARDAAASVVADARRSQVRTVDRSERVRTYNYPENRIADHRVGYKAYNLDAVLDGDLDAVLDSLDQADRAERLAGSGPRGT, from the coding sequence ATGGCCGCCTCCGCTGCTCCGGGCTCGACCCCTGGGCACTCCGCGGTGCCCAGGTCCACCGGGGGACCGGCCTCGGGGCTGGTCGCCGAGTACCTCGAACTGCAGACCCGGCTCAGCGACCCGGCAGTGCACGCCGATCAGGCCACCGCGCGCCGGTTGGGACGTAGATACGCCGAACTCACGCCCATCGTCAACACCGCGAACGCCCTCGAGGAAGCCCGCGGCAATCTGACCACCGCCGTCGAGTTCGCCGCCGAGGATTCGTCGTTCGCCGAAGAGGTGGTGACGCTCACCGGGCAGGTGTCGGACCTGGAGTCCAAGCTCGCCGAACTGCTCACCCCGCGGGATCCGGACGACGCCAAGGACGCCATCGTCGAGATCAAGGCGGGCGAGGGCGGCGAGGAATCGGCGCTGTTCGCCGGCGACCTGCTCCGGATGTACCTGCGGTACGCCGAGCGTCACGGTTGGAAGACCGAGATGATCTCGGCGTCCGAGTCCGATCTCGGCGGCTACAAGGACGTCACGATGGCCGTGAAGGCACCCGGTTCGCCGGCCCCCGAGGACGGGGTCTGGGCCCGGCTGAAGTTCGAGGGGGGTGTGCACCGCGTCCAACGGGTGCCGGTGACCGAGTCCCAGGGTCGCATCCACACCTCGGCGGCCGGCGTGTTCGTGGCACCCGAAGCCGAGGAGGCAGTCGACGTCACCATCGATCCCAACGACCTGCGCATCGACGTCTTCCGGTCGTCGGGTCCGGGCGGCCAGAGCGTCAACACCACCGACTCCGCCGTACGCATCACCCACCTGCCGACCGGGATCGTGGTGTCCTGCCAGAACGAGAAGTCACAGCTGCAGAACAAGGAGTCCGCAATGCGGATCCTGCGGGCCCGCATGCTGGCCGCGGCCCGCGACGCCGCCGCCTCTGTGGTCGCCGACGCCCGACGGTCGCAGGTGCGCACCGTCGACCGTTCGGAGCGGGTCCGGACGTACAACTACCCGGAGAACCGCATCGCCGACCACCGGGTCGGCTACAAGGCCTACAACCTTGATGCGGTGCTCGACGGCGACCTGGACGCGGTGCTGGACAGCCTCGACCAGGCCGACCGCGCCGAGCGGCTGGCAGGAAGTGGCCCCCGTGGCACGTGA
- the rpmE gene encoding 50S ribosomal protein L31 translates to MKTGIHPEYVATEVVCSCGNTFETHSTKTSGKITVEVCSNCHPFYTGKQKILDTGGRVARFEARYGKRSR, encoded by the coding sequence ATGAAGACCGGCATCCATCCCGAGTACGTGGCCACCGAGGTGGTCTGCAGCTGCGGGAACACGTTCGAGACCCACAGCACCAAGACCAGCGGGAAGATCACCGTCGAGGTCTGCTCGAACTGCCACCCGTTCTACACCGGCAAGCAGAAGATCCTGGACACCGGTGGCCGGGTCGCACGCTTCGAGGCTCGTTACGGCAAGCGCAGCCGCTAG
- a CDS encoding PPOX class F420-dependent oxidoreductase — protein MMATPLDLLARSPYVLLTTFRRDGTPVPTPVWVVRVGDELLVWTNPTAGKVKRIRRNSRVEIGPCGRGGRPLGRSVPGTARILGSDELGAVVPALIRKYGLVARMTTLPTKLNAVLGRPQRPVGGVAITLDRGTAPGPATA, from the coding sequence ATGATGGCTACTCCGCTGGACCTGTTGGCCCGGTCGCCGTACGTGCTCCTGACCACATTTCGCCGGGACGGCACTCCGGTTCCGACACCGGTCTGGGTAGTGCGCGTCGGCGACGAACTGCTGGTGTGGACCAACCCGACGGCCGGCAAGGTCAAACGAATCCGCCGGAACTCCCGGGTCGAGATCGGGCCGTGTGGACGCGGGGGCCGGCCCCTGGGTCGTTCGGTCCCCGGCACGGCAAGGATTCTCGGTTCGGACGAGCTCGGCGCGGTGGTACCGGCACTGATCAGAAAATATGGTCTGGTCGCCAGGATGACGACGCTGCCGACCAAGTTGAACGCTGTACTGGGACGACCGCAGCGACCGGTGGGCGGGGTCGCGATCACCTTGGACCGGGGGACGGCACCCGGTCCGGCGACGGCGTGA
- a CDS encoding EamA family transporter, whose protein sequence is MTILLALLSGLMWGAADYFGGSASRRAPALLVVLISQAAGWTFVILTAWASGGFSAPTGYLPWGIAAGLAGAAALLLFYRALAIGAMGVVSPIAALGVVVPVGIGLLTGALPSMLSVAGIAVAVAGVVATAGPGRGGAHGVRHRRSVLMAIGSAAGFGLVLAAISRGSASSTVMTMVVMRSTSVPLLVVVAAISFRSGLRPAVRQILRTPRLVGIILVCGVFDVGANLLFGIASHGGALAIVAVLGSLYPAGTVLLARVLDEERLSGVQNAGVVAALAGVAMIAAGS, encoded by the coding sequence GTGACGATCCTGCTGGCCCTGCTGTCCGGGCTGATGTGGGGAGCCGCGGACTACTTCGGCGGTAGCGCCTCACGGCGTGCACCGGCACTGCTGGTGGTGCTGATCTCGCAGGCCGCAGGCTGGACGTTCGTCATCCTGACGGCGTGGGCGAGCGGCGGCTTCTCGGCGCCGACGGGGTATCTGCCCTGGGGGATCGCCGCGGGCCTGGCCGGTGCAGCCGCCCTGCTCCTGTTCTACCGGGCGCTGGCGATCGGGGCGATGGGGGTCGTCTCCCCCATCGCCGCTCTCGGAGTCGTGGTACCGGTCGGCATCGGACTGCTCACCGGGGCACTGCCGTCCATGCTGTCCGTGGCCGGGATCGCGGTGGCGGTGGCCGGTGTCGTCGCCACCGCCGGTCCCGGCCGGGGCGGGGCACACGGCGTGCGGCATCGTCGATCGGTCCTGATGGCCATCGGATCGGCCGCGGGCTTCGGGCTGGTCCTCGCAGCGATCTCGCGTGGGTCCGCGTCGTCGACGGTGATGACGATGGTCGTGATGCGCAGCACCTCGGTGCCCCTGTTGGTGGTCGTGGCAGCGATCTCCTTCCGTAGCGGCCTCCGCCCTGCGGTACGGCAGATCCTGCGCACGCCCCGCCTCGTCGGGATCATCCTGGTCTGCGGCGTGTTCGATGTCGGGGCCAACCTGCTGTTCGGCATCGCCAGCCACGGCGGGGCACTCGCCATCGTCGCGGTGCTCGGCTCCCTCTACCCGGCCGGCACGGTGCTGCTGGCCCGCGTGCTAGACGAGGAGCGATTGTCCGGGGTGCAGAACGCCGGTGTGGTGGCAGCCCTGGCCGGCGTCGCGATGATCGCAGCCGGCTCGTGA
- the rho gene encoding transcription termination factor Rho has product MTETTEQPVSSTTASRVRRGEGLSGMVLADLKAMATQLGIKGTSGLRKGDLVSAIASHQNSAAPKTRSTQTRGDSNGAEPKAATPNGAESPAASAPPANGSSAANASSAGNGNGSGATLSLDLNLPPRTTRRRAAGRAEGAPTTQAPASAVDAAPVAQAQAPMTERPTAERPPAAAAHPSEDHASNDHGPAGTPDEGPSNGGGGDRQDRQPYDGDDGPRNSRRNRRNRRDRDGRGESNTNDGQTAAADAPREAQASPPAQGQNGQNRESQGNQNRDGQNPRSNGKDTRQDGNRQGQDRNGGQDRNGGQDRNGGQDRNGGQDRNGGQDRNGGQDRNGGLDGDEDGRRGRRFRDRNRRTRDRFADAPTDTEVRDDDVLVPVAGIVDVLDSYAFIRTSGYLSGPNDVYVSLSQIRKNGLRRGDAVTGAVRAPREGESAAARQKFNALVRLDSVNGQDPELAKDRPEFTKLTPLYPNDRLRLETESHILTTRIIDLVMPVGKGQRALIVSPPKAGKTSILQAIANAITTNNPEVHLMVVLVDERPEEVTDMQRSVKGEVIASTFDRPPADHTMVAELSIERAKRLVEMGRDVVVLLDSITRLGRAYNLAAPASGRILSGGVDSTALFPPKRFLGAARNIENGGSLTIFASALVETGSAGDTVIFEEFKGTGNAELKLDRRIADKRIFPAIDVDQSSTRKEDLLLSPDELAITVKLRRVLSALDSQQALELLLDRLRKTKSNVEFLMQVAKTTSGV; this is encoded by the coding sequence GTGACCGAAACCACGGAGCAGCCCGTCTCCTCCACCACCGCGTCGCGCGTGCGCCGCGGTGAAGGACTCTCGGGCATGGTGCTTGCCGATCTGAAGGCCATGGCCACGCAGCTCGGCATCAAGGGCACCTCGGGACTGCGCAAGGGCGACCTCGTGTCCGCCATCGCCTCCCACCAGAATTCAGCCGCACCCAAGACCCGGAGCACGCAGACCAGGGGGGACTCCAACGGCGCCGAGCCGAAGGCCGCGACCCCCAACGGTGCGGAATCCCCGGCAGCATCAGCGCCGCCCGCCAATGGCTCGTCGGCCGCCAATGCCTCGTCGGCCGGCAACGGCAACGGGTCGGGCGCGACCCTGTCGCTCGATCTCAACCTGCCACCGCGGACGACCCGTCGGCGTGCAGCGGGGCGCGCCGAAGGCGCGCCCACCACGCAGGCGCCCGCCTCCGCGGTCGATGCGGCACCTGTCGCCCAGGCCCAGGCCCCGATGACCGAGCGCCCGACGGCCGAGCGCCCGCCGGCTGCCGCCGCGCACCCGTCCGAAGACCATGCGTCGAACGATCACGGACCGGCCGGTACGCCGGACGAAGGGCCGTCCAACGGCGGTGGTGGCGATCGTCAGGATCGTCAGCCCTACGACGGCGACGACGGCCCCCGCAACAGCCGCCGGAACCGGCGGAACCGCCGCGACCGCGACGGTCGGGGCGAGAGCAACACCAACGACGGGCAGACCGCGGCCGCGGACGCTCCGCGGGAGGCTCAGGCCAGCCCGCCCGCGCAGGGTCAGAACGGGCAGAACCGTGAGAGCCAGGGCAACCAGAACCGCGACGGGCAGAACCCCCGCAGCAACGGCAAGGACACCCGTCAGGACGGCAACCGCCAGGGCCAGGACCGCAACGGCGGCCAGGATCGCAACGGCGGCCAGGATCGCAACGGCGGCCAGGATCGCAACGGCGGCCAGGATCGCAACGGCGGCCAGGATCGTAACGGTGGTCAGGATCGCAACGGCGGCCTGGACGGCGACGAGGACGGCCGGCGTGGTCGTCGATTCCGCGATCGCAACCGGCGCACCCGCGACCGCTTCGCCGACGCGCCGACCGACACCGAGGTGCGGGACGACGACGTGCTGGTGCCCGTCGCCGGCATCGTCGACGTACTGGACTCCTACGCCTTCATCCGCACCTCCGGCTACCTGTCCGGCCCGAACGACGTCTACGTCTCGCTGTCGCAAATCCGCAAGAACGGGCTACGCCGTGGCGACGCCGTCACCGGCGCCGTCCGTGCGCCCCGCGAGGGCGAGAGTGCCGCTGCCAGGCAGAAGTTCAACGCGCTCGTCCGGCTCGACTCGGTCAACGGCCAGGACCCGGAACTCGCGAAGGACCGACCGGAGTTCACCAAGCTGACTCCGCTCTATCCGAACGACCGGCTACGTCTGGAGACCGAGTCGCACATCCTGACCACCCGCATCATCGATCTGGTGATGCCAGTGGGCAAGGGGCAGCGTGCGCTGATCGTGTCGCCCCCGAAGGCCGGCAAGACCTCGATCCTGCAGGCCATCGCAAACGCGATCACCACCAACAACCCCGAGGTCCACCTCATGGTCGTGCTGGTCGACGAGCGTCCGGAAGAAGTCACCGACATGCAGCGCTCGGTGAAGGGTGAGGTCATCGCCTCCACCTTCGACCGGCCCCCGGCCGACCACACGATGGTCGCCGAGCTGTCCATCGAGCGGGCCAAGCGGCTCGTCGAGATGGGCCGCGACGTAGTCGTGCTCCTGGATTCGATCACCCGCCTCGGCCGGGCCTACAACCTGGCCGCCCCGGCGTCCGGCCGGATCCTGTCCGGTGGTGTCGATTCCACCGCGCTGTTCCCGCCGAAGCGTTTCCTCGGAGCGGCCCGGAACATCGAGAACGGTGGATCGCTCACCATCTTCGCCTCGGCGCTGGTCGAGACCGGCTCAGCAGGGGACACGGTGATCTTCGAGGAGTTCAAGGGCACCGGCAACGCCGAGCTCAAGCTCGACCGCCGGATCGCCGACAAGAGGATCTTCCCGGCCATCGACGTCGATCAGAGCTCGACCCGCAAGGAAGACCTGCTGCTCTCGCCGGATGAACTGGCGATCACGGTCAAGCTCCGCCGGGTGCTGTCGGCACTGGATTCCCAGCAGGCGCTGGAACTGCTGCTCGACCGGCTGCGCAAGACCAAGAGCAACGTGGAGTTCCTGATGCAGGTGGCCAAGACCACCAGCGGCGTTTAG